One genomic region from Spirochaetaceae bacterium encodes:
- a CDS encoding ABC transporter substrate-binding protein, protein MHYAFLRTFLAVLCGFVLMATGVWASPAGEEEPAAAMEKEMVTDPTTGKMVTAPEYGGTLTYPYVIEFESDPFVVGGAAGYLIGGVNENLARPNWGLAREELAFNGPYVPLFAFTGELAESWETPDPLTYVFHIRQGVHYALDPDSEASRLVGGRELTADDVVYTYQRMTARGDFTERPTISRAAIDLPWESIEASDKYTVVMRLTEPSIGALGAIINEGLHQILPREVIEQYGDYTDWKNVVGTGPVMLTDYVEGVSKTWTRNPDYWGFDEKYPENRLPYVDQIRAVLIAEEATRISALRSGTIDMIRLSGVEIKSLDVVKGLQRTNPDIAIWPFYQRSLDAITLNPQKAPFDDIRVRHALQMALDLETISDTYYGGFADWQPPRFIGAKGFYTEWEEWPAELKQYYTYDPAGAERLLDEAGYPRGADGVRFKFEHQHRDIGDLGYVEIVAGYWADIGVDVTLSIHEWPTLAATMAERNYESIYGGMARESPDWAMGLYNSDSVRLRTYVGGVENPVLAATQAAYFGATSIDEQMQAASEHGMEVIRHHYVIWGPMAPGYQASQPWVKGFNGETLNTVQYEQNVLTRLWIDQDLKREMGF, encoded by the coding sequence ATGCATTACGCATTCTTGAGAACATTCCTCGCCGTACTGTGCGGGTTCGTCCTGATGGCCACCGGCGTGTGGGCCAGCCCGGCCGGGGAAGAGGAGCCGGCCGCCGCCATGGAGAAGGAGATGGTGACCGACCCCACCACCGGCAAGATGGTGACCGCGCCGGAGTACGGCGGGACATTGACCTATCCGTATGTCATAGAATTCGAAAGCGACCCCTTTGTTGTTGGCGGCGCTGCGGGCTACCTCATAGGCGGTGTCAATGAGAATCTCGCCCGGCCGAACTGGGGACTTGCTCGGGAAGAACTCGCCTTCAACGGGCCCTACGTTCCTCTGTTTGCTTTCACCGGGGAGCTGGCGGAAAGCTGGGAAACGCCCGACCCACTGACGTACGTATTCCACATCCGCCAGGGCGTTCACTACGCTCTCGATCCGGACAGTGAGGCCAGTCGGCTGGTAGGTGGTCGAGAGCTCACTGCCGATGATGTCGTCTATACCTATCAGCGCATGACCGCTCGGGGTGACTTCACCGAACGTCCTACAATTTCCAGAGCAGCTATCGATCTGCCATGGGAATCGATAGAGGCCAGCGACAAATACACCGTTGTCATGAGGCTGACGGAGCCGTCGATCGGTGCGCTCGGGGCTATTATCAACGAAGGTTTGCACCAGATATTGCCTCGTGAGGTAATCGAGCAATACGGCGACTATACGGATTGGAAGAACGTGGTCGGCACCGGGCCCGTTATGCTGACCGACTACGTCGAAGGCGTCTCCAAAACCTGGACCAGGAATCCCGACTACTGGGGCTTCGACGAAAAATACCCGGAGAACCGCCTGCCATATGTTGACCAGATAAGGGCCGTCCTTATAGCAGAAGAAGCAACACGGATATCGGCACTACGCTCGGGTACGATTGATATGATACGCCTCTCTGGCGTCGAGATAAAGTCCCTCGACGTGGTAAAGGGCCTCCAGCGGACTAACCCCGACATTGCGATATGGCCATTTTACCAGCGGTCGTTAGATGCCATAACCCTGAACCCACAAAAAGCCCCCTTTGACGATATCAGAGTACGCCACGCGCTGCAGATGGCGCTGGACCTGGAGACGATCAGCGATACCTACTATGGTGGTTTCGCCGACTGGCAACCACCGCGCTTCATTGGCGCCAAGGGGTTTTACACTGAATGGGAAGAGTGGCCCGCAGAGCTCAAGCAGTACTACACCTACGACCCGGCAGGGGCTGAGAGGCTCCTCGATGAGGCAGGATATCCGCGCGGCGCGGACGGCGTCCGATTCAAGTTCGAACATCAGCACCGTGACATCGGGGATTTGGGCTATGTAGAAATAGTCGCTGGCTACTGGGCTGATATTGGCGTTGATGTAACGCTTAGTATTCACGAGTGGCCGACTCTCGCTGCTACTATGGCAGAAAGGAACTATGAGTCGATTTATGGCGGCATGGCCAGAGAGTCCCCGGACTGGGCCATGGGATTATATAACTCGGACTCGGTTCGGCTACGCACATATGTGGGCGGAGTCGAGAACCCTGTGCTGGCCGCCACCCAAGCTGCCTATTTCGGCGCCACTAGCATCGATGAGCAGATGCAGGCGGCAAGCGAGCATGGCATGGAGGTGATAAGGCATCACTATGTGATATGGGGTCCTATGGCTCCAGGGTATCAGGCCAGCCAGCCGTGGGTGAAAGGCTTTAACGGTGAAACCTTGAACACAGTCCAGTATGAGCAAAACGTCCTCACCCGCCTCTGGATCGACCAGGATCTGAAGCGAGAAATGGGCTTCTGA
- a CDS encoding ABC transporter permease, producing MRAYIIRRVLLIIPTLFILTVLVFLSVRFIPGDVIDIMASRLDHAMAAFDREAVERALGLDQPVYVQYGRWIGVLPTPDWVTGESRFRGLLQGNLGHSLVGGGYAIGERILDRLPVTFELGVLAILIGLVIALPVGIYSAVRQYTAADYVGRSVAIMGLATPNFWLGTMVMIYPAIWWAWAPPMEFVSFSEDPLGNLGMFLIPSLILGTYLAASTMRMTRTMMLEVLRQDYIRTAWSKGLLERSVILRHAVKNAIIPVVTLVGMQIPILVGGSVIIENIFNLPGLGRLMLDTLTDRDYPVVSGLNLFFATVVVLVNLLTDLLYAALDPRIRYE from the coding sequence ATGAGAGCCTATATCATCAGGAGGGTATTGCTGATCATCCCCACCCTGTTCATATTGACTGTCCTGGTCTTTCTGTCGGTCCGCTTCATCCCGGGTGATGTAATAGACATAATGGCCAGCAGGTTGGACCATGCGATGGCCGCGTTTGACCGTGAAGCTGTTGAGCGTGCGCTGGGATTAGACCAGCCTGTGTACGTGCAGTATGGACGCTGGATAGGAGTGTTGCCGACCCCTGACTGGGTTACCGGTGAGTCCCGCTTCAGGGGTCTCCTCCAGGGCAACCTTGGCCACTCACTGGTTGGCGGCGGTTACGCGATAGGGGAAAGGATCCTGGATAGACTGCCCGTAACCTTCGAGCTCGGGGTGCTGGCGATCCTCATTGGCCTGGTCATCGCGCTGCCGGTGGGCATCTACTCGGCGGTGCGCCAGTACACCGCTGCCGACTACGTGGGACGGTCGGTCGCCATCATGGGGCTGGCCACGCCCAACTTCTGGCTGGGAACGATGGTGATGATCTACCCGGCCATCTGGTGGGCGTGGGCGCCGCCGATGGAGTTTGTTTCATTCTCCGAAGACCCACTGGGCAACCTCGGCATGTTCCTGATTCCCAGCCTGATCCTCGGCACCTACCTGGCGGCCAGCACGATGCGCATGACCCGCACCATGATGCTGGAGGTGCTGCGCCAGGACTACATCAGGACCGCCTGGTCCAAGGGGCTGCTGGAGCGGTCGGTGATCCTGCGCCACGCGGTCAAGAACGCGATCATCCCGGTGGTGACGCTGGTGGGCATGCAGATCCCGATTCTGGTGGGCGGCTCGGTGATCATCGAGAACATCTTCAACCTGCCGGGGCTGGGACGGCTGATGCTGGATACGCTCACGGACAGAGACTACCCGGTCGTCTCGGGGCTGAACCTGTTCTTCGCCACGGTCGTGGTCTTGGTCAATCTCCTGACCGATCTGCTGTACGCGGCGCTGGACCCGCGGATTCGCTACGAATGA
- a CDS encoding ABC transporter permease subunit gives MARVRGSPRANRLAKALFQDRYLWLLAVPAVVYYILFHYLPMYGLLIAFKDFSPFLGILRSPWVGFVWFEQFFTSIHFVRTVRNTLLLNFYGFFFNFTVPIIFALLLNEVHNSLFRRWVQTISYIPHFVSIVVVVGLINAMFNTENGLVNTVMGRLGMETVPFLILPGWFRPLYIGSDIWQHFGWRAIIYLAALTAIDQEQYDAAWVDGANRWQQLRFITLPGIAPTIIILMILYVGQMMSVGFEKILLMYGPGTYETADVISTFVYRRGIAGGDYSFAAAAGLFNSVINLVLILMVNRMSRQFTGTSLW, from the coding sequence GTGGCGCGGGTACGCGGATCCCCGCGTGCGAACCGATTGGCCAAGGCGCTGTTCCAGGACCGCTACCTGTGGCTGCTGGCGGTGCCGGCGGTGGTGTATTACATCCTGTTCCACTACCTGCCGATGTACGGGCTGCTGATCGCGTTCAAGGACTTCAGCCCGTTTCTCGGCATTCTGCGCAGCCCGTGGGTCGGGTTCGTGTGGTTCGAGCAGTTCTTTACCTCGATCCACTTCGTGCGCACGGTGCGCAACACCCTGCTGCTCAACTTCTACGGCTTCTTCTTCAACTTCACGGTGCCGATCATCTTCGCGCTGCTGTTGAACGAGGTGCACAACAGCCTGTTCCGGCGCTGGGTGCAGACCATCAGCTACATCCCGCACTTCGTCTCCATCGTGGTGGTGGTGGGGCTGATCAACGCCATGTTCAACACCGAGAACGGCCTGGTGAACACGGTGATGGGGCGGCTGGGGATGGAGACGGTGCCATTCCTGATCCTGCCCGGCTGGTTCCGGCCGCTGTACATCGGCTCCGACATCTGGCAGCACTTTGGCTGGCGAGCCATCATCTACCTGGCCGCGCTCACCGCCATCGACCAGGAACAGTACGACGCCGCCTGGGTGGACGGCGCCAACCGCTGGCAGCAACTGCGCTTCATCACGCTGCCGGGCATCGCGCCCACCATCATCATCCTGATGATCCTGTACGTCGGGCAGATGATGTCGGTCGGGTTCGAGAAGATCCTGCTGATGTACGGCCCCGGCACCTACGAGACCGCGGACGTGATCTCCACGTTCGTGTACCGGCGCGGCATCGCCGGCGGCGACTACAGCTTCGCGGCGGCTGCCGGGCTGTTCAACTCGGTGATCAACCTGGTGCTGATCCTGATGGTCAACCGGATGAGCAGGCAGTTCACGGGGACCAGCCTGTGGTAA
- a CDS encoding helix-turn-helix transcriptional regulator, which yields MRRWGRIPPWEADPPGYLLREARESAGFTQGRLAERLGCTQQAISQAERFTGNPTIGFVREWARALGRREVVELPADLA from the coding sequence TTGCGCAGATGGGGAAGAATCCCGCCCTGGGAAGCCGATCCGCCTGGCTACCTGCTGCGTGAGGCGCGAGAGTCCGCCGGGTTCACCCAAGGCCGGCTCGCGGAGCGGCTCGGTTGCACGCAGCAGGCCATTTCCCAAGCCGAGCGCTTCACCGGCAATCCGACGATCGGATTCGTACGCGAGTGGGCACGAGCGCTCGGACGGCGGGAGGTGGTGGAGCTCCCCGCCGATCTGGCCTGA
- a CDS encoding nucleotidyltransferase domain-containing protein, whose product MATTRITKTGVDKAREYAALVRAKLGDHVKQIVLFGSQARGDGTEYSDYDFLVVVDMRTRIVRDAILDVGVQMLNDYDQLFAALVYSEEEWRELSRFPLGWNIRHEGTRV is encoded by the coding sequence GTGGCAACCACGAGGATCACGAAGACGGGTGTCGACAAGGCAAGAGAATACGCAGCGCTGGTTCGTGCAAAGCTCGGCGATCATGTCAAACAAATCGTGTTGTTCGGTTCGCAGGCGCGCGGCGATGGCACGGAGTATTCCGACTACGACTTTCTGGTCGTAGTTGACATGCGCACGCGAATTGTTCGCGACGCCATTCTGGACGTCGGAGTTCAGATGCTGAACGACTACGACCAACTGTTTGCGGCGCTGGTGTACAGCGAGGAAGAGTGGCGCGAGCTTAGCCGATTTCCCCTTGGCTGGAACATTCGGCACGAAGGCACACGGGTATGA
- a CDS encoding ABC transporter permease — MLGVSGGIPASRVVRGAVPGVKENVYFQAAQAIGSSRRRSLLRHVLPNIAAPIIIIFSINVGGVIMAEAALSFLGFGLPPDIPSWGGMLSREGRQLQEIAPHLALWPGVCLTAVVYSLSMFGDAVRDLLDPRLRGRLGRYGAGRK; from the coding sequence GTGCTGGGGGTGTCCGGCGGCATCCCGGCGTCCCGGGTGGTGCGCGGCGCGGTGCCGGGGGTGAAGGAGAACGTCTACTTTCAGGCCGCGCAGGCAATCGGCAGCTCGCGCCGGCGCTCGCTGCTGCGCCACGTGCTGCCCAACATCGCGGCGCCGATTATCATCATCTTCAGCATCAACGTGGGCGGGGTGATCATGGCGGAGGCGGCGCTGAGCTTCCTGGGTTTCGGTCTGCCGCCGGACATCCCGAGCTGGGGCGGCATGCTGAGCCGCGAGGGGCGGCAGCTCCAGGAGATCGCGCCGCACTTGGCGCTGTGGCCGGGAGTATGTCTGACCGCGGTGGTGTACAGCCTCAGCATGTTCGGCGACGCGGTGCGCGACCTGCTCGACCCCCGTCTGCGCGGCCGCCTCGGCCGCTACGGCGCCGGCCGGAAGTAG
- a CDS encoding extracellular solute-binding protein, producing the protein MAAVAAVLAFALAATHAWAAGEADSGAAGSTAESGYTLPIVEPGSVTLSYAGWEHPVGFGDGPVWQQILEDTGVEIDWQVVPSNEYTTFIKTRIAAAADLPDMLTLGWNYVVGSPVDLHAQGATIKLTELVNRYAPNTKRLLEEFTEMRPALVAPDGEVYATAARTVPPISNYKNWYVREDWLEKLGLDKPETLEDWLTVAKAFATQDPNGNGEQDEVALSPRTLWQLEWFGSSGLDLDIYYSFGFSLDNGVLSYDYISPKYRDYLAFLNELYEAGAMAQEVTQSGQIQNSLNADDRLGGFWTGIGGVLFRNRLLRESDIAGTYTWTPLPKNPQGVSRYVHEPLVGAATVITSQSKNPEVAIKWLDYVWASPEGYLYANYGLEGEHYNINPQKSSASPWLKHFAGLPEYSDAIRNNPEGKSVQSVLADIGSFNHPLYADDDESFAARFSEDPFSYELTQLAAPIAVSPFPRYLGSPEQDRRLRALREEINPTQEEWTFKFITGQESLDRFDDYVATMKRVGVDELVEIIQQQHDDYTASLR; encoded by the coding sequence ATGGCGGCTGTTGCCGCCGTGTTGGCATTCGCTCTGGCAGCAACGCATGCGTGGGCGGCGGGGGAAGCGGACTCCGGAGCGGCGGGCAGCACCGCCGAGTCGGGCTACACGCTGCCGATCGTGGAGCCGGGCAGCGTCACGCTGAGCTACGCCGGCTGGGAGCATCCGGTCGGGTTTGGTGACGGCCCGGTCTGGCAGCAGATCCTGGAGGATACCGGCGTCGAGATCGACTGGCAGGTGGTCCCGAGCAACGAATACACCACCTTCATCAAGACCAGGATCGCCGCCGCGGCCGACCTGCCCGACATGCTGACCCTGGGCTGGAACTACGTGGTCGGCAGTCCGGTGGACCTGCACGCCCAGGGGGCGACCATCAAGCTCACCGAGCTGGTGAACCGCTATGCGCCCAACACCAAGCGGCTGCTGGAGGAATTCACCGAGATGCGCCCCGCCCTGGTGGCGCCGGACGGCGAGGTCTACGCCACCGCCGCGCGCACGGTGCCGCCGATCAGCAACTACAAGAACTGGTACGTCCGGGAGGACTGGCTGGAGAAGCTCGGGCTGGACAAGCCGGAGACCCTGGAGGATTGGCTCACCGTGGCGAAGGCGTTCGCGACGCAGGATCCCAACGGCAACGGCGAGCAGGACGAGGTGGCGCTGAGCCCGCGGACGCTGTGGCAACTGGAGTGGTTCGGCTCCTCCGGTCTCGACCTGGACATCTACTACAGCTTCGGCTTCTCGCTCGACAACGGCGTGCTCTCCTACGACTACATCAGCCCCAAGTATCGCGACTATCTCGCGTTCCTGAACGAGCTGTACGAGGCCGGCGCCATGGCGCAGGAGGTCACCCAGTCGGGACAGATCCAGAACTCGCTGAACGCGGACGACCGCCTGGGCGGCTTCTGGACCGGCATCGGCGGGGTGTTGTTCAGGAACCGGCTGCTGCGCGAGTCCGATATCGCCGGCACCTACACGTGGACCCCCCTGCCCAAGAACCCGCAAGGCGTGTCCCGCTACGTACACGAGCCGCTGGTCGGCGCCGCCACGGTGATCACCAGCCAGAGCAAGAACCCGGAGGTCGCCATCAAGTGGCTGGACTACGTGTGGGCCAGCCCGGAGGGCTACCTGTACGCCAACTACGGCCTCGAGGGCGAGCACTACAACATCAATCCACAGAAGAGTTCCGCCTCGCCGTGGCTGAAGCACTTCGCCGGCCTGCCCGAGTACAGCGACGCCATCCGCAACAACCCGGAAGGCAAGTCGGTGCAGTCGGTGCTGGCGGACATCGGTTCGTTCAACCATCCGCTCTACGCCGATGACGACGAGTCGTTCGCGGCGCGCTTCTCGGAGGATCCGTTCTCGTACGAGCTGACCCAGCTCGCCGCGCCGATCGCGGTGTCGCCGTTTCCGCGCTACCTCGGTTCGCCGGAACAGGATCGCCGCCTGCGCGCCCTGCGCGAGGAGATCAACCCGACCCAGGAGGAGTGGACCTTCAAGTTCATCACCGGGCAGGAGTCGCTCGACCGGTTCGACGACTACGTCGCCACCATGAAGCGGGTCGGCGTCGACGAACTGGTGGAAATCATCCAGCAGCAGCACGACGACTACACCGCGTCGCTCAGGTAG
- a CDS encoding ABC transporter permease yields MTAYIIRRLLLVIPTLFILSVLVFLSVRFIPGDVIDVMAARIEAVDGGQVDRAAMERRLGLDLPIQVQYGRWIGDIFLRGTLGESLLGGWRIEERMLGRLPVTAELGLLAILIGLVIALPVGIHSAVRQYTAADYVGRSVAIMGLATPNFWLGTMVMIYPAIWWAWSPPMELIPLAQDPLGNLGMFLIPSLILGTYLAASTMRMTRTMMLEVLRQDYIRTAWAKGLLERSVILRHAVKNAIIPVVTLVGMQIPILVGGSVIIENIFNLPGLGRLMLDALGDRDYPVVSAINLFFATVVVVVNLVTDLLYASLDPRIRYE; encoded by the coding sequence ATGACAGCCTACATCATCCGGCGGCTGTTGCTGGTCATCCCCACGTTGTTCATTCTGAGCGTGTTGGTGTTCCTGTCGGTCCGCTTCATTCCCGGCGATGTCATCGACGTCATGGCCGCCCGTATCGAGGCGGTGGACGGCGGCCAAGTCGACCGCGCGGCCATGGAGCGCAGGCTCGGCCTGGACCTGCCGATCCAGGTGCAGTACGGGCGCTGGATCGGCGACATCTTCCTGCGCGGTACCCTCGGCGAGTCGCTGCTGGGCGGTTGGCGGATCGAGGAGCGCATGCTGGGACGACTGCCGGTCACCGCCGAGCTCGGGCTGCTGGCCATCCTCATCGGCCTGGTCATCGCGCTGCCGGTGGGCATCCACTCGGCGGTGCGCCAGTACACCGCCGCCGACTACGTGGGTCGGTCGGTCGCCATCATGGGGCTGGCGACACCCAACTTCTGGCTGGGAACGATGGTGATGATCTACCCGGCCATCTGGTGGGCGTGGTCGCCGCCGATGGAGCTGATCCCGTTGGCCCAGGACCCGCTGGGCAACCTCGGCATGTTCCTGATCCCCAGCCTGATCCTGGGCACCTACCTGGCGGCCAGCACCATGCGCATGACGCGCACCATGATGCTGGAGGTGCTGCGCCAGGACTACATCCGCACGGCCTGGGCCAAGGGTCTGCTGGAGCGGTCGGTGATCCTGCGCCACGCGGTCAAGAACGCGATCATCCCGGTGGTGACGCTGGTGGGCATGCAGATCCCGATTCTGGTGGGCGGCTCGGTGATCATCGAGAACATCTTCAACCTGCCGGGGCTGGGGCGGCTGATGCTGGACGCGCTGGGCGACCGCGACTACCCGGTGGTGTCGGCGATAAACCTGTTCTTCGCCACGGTGGTGGTGGTGGTCAACCTGGTGACCGATCTGCTGTACGCGTCGCTGGACCCGCGGATTCGCTACGAATGA
- a CDS encoding ABC transporter substrate-binding protein translates to MQYAILRKILAVLIGLGLAASGLWAAASEEAPAAAAGKEMVTDPTTGNQVVAPSYGGTLTLPYKLPDIAPTDPFYDGGRPTWWISGVNEKLAYANWAIDRDEFDFSSYYYPFSVMTGNLVESWATPDPLTIVFHIRKGVHWHNKAPMNGRELTAGDVEYNFRRIKGWGKEGVPLQQFDIFRMPVESITATDKSTVVVKMEQPSLDAVPSFTTGTMAFILPPEVIEQHGDYKDWRNMVGTGPFMLTDLVEGVSRTYIKNPDYWGHDPKYPENRLPYVDEVRHLYMGDEATLLAALRSASIDMVHTSGGMSVGSIDTVRSLQRTNPELQVGPFWIYNNSSASMNTRNPPFDDIRVRQAMQMAVDLETINETYYSGLAKPTPTGVIGDNLKGFYVPFEEWPEEVKKTYRYDPEAAEALLDAAGYPRGADGVRFETTYVLRGIFDIGIIEALAGYWDEIGVSVAITPYDSPTWQALVSDHSYEMATGAVNASLTPAAVMGWYSWAAKALTLETVGGGSPELEALHDGFFAATSIEEQQKFAKDYDMFVVRNQFNVMGPKAPMFQFAHPWVKGWNGEANMANWNDYTIFARFWIDQDLKKEMGF, encoded by the coding sequence ATGCAATACGCAATCTTGCGAAAGATCCTGGCGGTCCTGATCGGTCTCGGTCTGGCCGCGTCCGGCCTCTGGGCCGCTGCCAGCGAAGAGGCGCCGGCAGCCGCCGCCGGGAAGGAGATGGTGACCGACCCCACCACCGGAAACCAGGTGGTGGCGCCGAGCTATGGCGGAACACTGACCCTGCCCTACAAGCTTCCAGACATTGCTCCCACTGACCCCTTTTATGACGGTGGACGCCCGACATGGTGGATCAGTGGCGTTAATGAGAAACTCGCCTACGCGAACTGGGCAATAGATAGGGACGAATTTGATTTCAGTTCTTATTACTACCCTTTTAGCGTCATGACAGGGAACTTGGTGGAAAGCTGGGCAACACCCGACCCACTAACTATCGTCTTCCACATCCGCAAGGGCGTTCACTGGCACAATAAGGCACCGATGAACGGTCGGGAGCTGACTGCCGGCGATGTCGAGTATAACTTTCGGCGCATTAAGGGTTGGGGCAAGGAGGGAGTTCCTTTACAGCAGTTCGACATATTCCGCATGCCAGTCGAATCGATAACGGCCACCGACAAATCGACGGTTGTCGTCAAGATGGAGCAGCCATCGCTCGATGCAGTGCCCTCTTTTACAACCGGAACCATGGCTTTCATTTTGCCCCCCGAGGTAATCGAACAACACGGCGACTACAAGGATTGGCGGAACATGGTCGGCACCGGGCCCTTTATGCTGACTGACTTGGTCGAAGGCGTCTCCAGGACCTATATCAAGAATCCTGACTACTGGGGCCACGACCCAAAGTACCCGGAGAACCGCTTGCCCTATGTTGACGAAGTAAGGCATCTGTATATGGGAGACGAAGCGACACTGCTCGCCGCCCTACGCTCGGCCAGCATTGACATGGTACATACTTCCGGGGGCATGTCCGTGGGATCCATCGATACGGTACGGAGCCTCCAGCGGACCAATCCAGAACTCCAGGTGGGCCCTTTTTGGATTTACAATAATAGCTCTGCTTCCATGAACACGCGCAACCCGCCTTTTGACGACATCAGGGTACGCCAGGCCATGCAGATGGCAGTGGACCTGGAGACGATCAACGAAACTTACTATAGCGGTCTTGCGAAGCCAACACCAACGGGAGTCATCGGAGATAACCTCAAGGGATTTTACGTCCCGTTTGAAGAGTGGCCCGAAGAGGTCAAGAAAACCTATAGGTATGACCCGGAAGCGGCGGAAGCATTGCTTGATGCGGCTGGATATCCGCGCGGTGCGGACGGCGTACGATTTGAGACCACCTATGTTCTCCGTGGCATTTTTGATATAGGCATTATAGAAGCACTTGCCGGCTACTGGGATGAAATTGGCGTTAGTGTAGCGATTACTCCATATGACAGTCCGACTTGGCAAGCCCTTGTATCAGATCACTCGTATGAGATGGCCACCGGGGCCGTGAACGCGAGTCTTACCCCGGCCGCAGTCATGGGCTGGTATAGCTGGGCTGCGAAGGCTTTAACGCTGGAAACGGTCGGCGGAGGTTCGCCGGAATTGGAGGCTCTCCATGATGGCTTTTTCGCCGCTACCAGCATTGAGGAGCAGCAGAAGTTCGCCAAAGACTACGACATGTTTGTAGTACGGAATCAGTTTAATGTAATGGGCCCTAAAGCGCCAATGTTTCAGTTCGCCCATCCGTGGGTGAAAGGTTGGAACGGTGAAGCCAACATGGCCAACTGGAACGATTATACGATCTTCGCCCGCTTTTGGATCGACCAGGATCTGAAGAAAGAAATGGGGTTTTAG
- a CDS encoding ABC transporter permease codes for MGDVSRLTPAGAEPVAGAAATGQAGLRKFFGRLVREQPLGTAGGIVILLLVLVSIFADSLAPYRYQEIHLRDRLQGPSAQYLLGTDHAGRDFLSRLIHGARMSLTVGLAATALNVVVAVLIGGTTGFIGGRLDLVTQRFVDAWMAFPGLLLLLTIMSIAGRGMLQIIIVLGVSGGIPASRVVRGAVLGVKENVYFQAAQAIGSSRRRSLLRHVLPNIAAPIIIIFSINVGGVIMSEAALSFLGFGLPPDIPSWGGMLSREGRQYMEIAPHLALWPGVCLTVVVYSLNMFGDAVRDLLDPRLRGRLGRYGAGRE; via the coding sequence ATGGGTGACGTATCCCGGCTGACGCCGGCCGGCGCCGAGCCGGTCGCGGGGGCGGCTGCGACGGGGCAGGCGGGGCTGAGGAAGTTCTTCGGGCGGCTGGTGCGCGAGCAGCCGCTGGGCACCGCCGGCGGCATCGTCATCCTGCTCCTGGTGCTGGTCAGCATCTTCGCCGATTCGCTGGCGCCCTATCGCTACCAGGAGATCCACCTGCGCGACCGCTTGCAGGGCCCGTCGGCGCAGTACCTGCTGGGCACCGACCACGCGGGGCGGGACTTCCTGAGCCGCCTCATCCACGGGGCGCGGATGTCGTTGACGGTGGGACTGGCCGCCACCGCGCTCAACGTCGTCGTGGCGGTGCTGATCGGCGGCACCACCGGCTTCATCGGCGGCCGCCTGGACCTGGTGACGCAGCGCTTCGTCGACGCCTGGATGGCGTTCCCGGGGCTGCTGTTGCTGCTCACCATCATGTCGATTGCCGGCCGCGGCATGCTGCAGATCATCATCGTGCTCGGGGTGTCGGGCGGCATCCCGGCCTCGCGGGTGGTGCGCGGCGCGGTGCTGGGGGTGAAGGAGAACGTCTACTTCCAGGCGGCGCAGGCGATCGGCAGCTCGCGCCGGCGCTCGCTGCTGCGCCACGTGCTGCCCAACATCGCGGCGCCGATCATCATCATCTTCAGCATCAACGTCGGCGGGGTGATCATGTCGGAGGCCGCGCTGAGCTTCCTGGGTTTCGGCCTGCCGCCGGACATCCCGAGCTGGGGCGGCATGCTGAGCCGGGAGGGACGGCAGTACATGGAGATCGCGCCGCACCTGGCGCTGTGGCCGGGGGTATGCCTGACCGTGGTGGTGTACAGCCTCAACATGTTCGGCGACGCGGTGCGCGACCTGCTGGACCCCCGCCTGCGCGGCCGCCTCGGCCGCTACGGCGCCGGCCGGGAGTAG
- a CDS encoding type II toxin-antitoxin system VapC family toxin → MEAPDDLEAALEQERFQHLPITVGHALAVAELPAIHGDPFDRIQIAQARVDALTIVTRDATIPRYDMPCLRA, encoded by the coding sequence CTGGAGGCGCCGGACGATCTCGAAGCCGCACTCGAACAGGAGCGCTTTCAGCACCTGCCGATCACGGTCGGCCACGCGTTGGCGGTAGCCGAGCTGCCGGCGATTCATGGCGACCCCTTCGACCGTATCCAGATTGCACAAGCTCGTGTGGATGCGCTGACCATCGTCACCCGCGACGCGACGATCCCCCGCTACGACATGCCCTGCCTGCGCGCGTGA